From one Streptomyces chromofuscus genomic stretch:
- a CDS encoding ROK family protein: MRHVIALDVGGTGMKAALVGADGALLHQARRATGRQRGPQAVVDAVLDFAAELRAYGDRHLGTPAAAAGVAVPGIVDEQRGVAAYAANLGWRDVPLRTLLTERLGGLPVALGHDVRSGGLAEGRIGAGRGADRFLFVALGTGIAGAIGIDGRVESGAHGFAGEIGHVVVRPGGTPCPCGQRGCLERFASASAVSEAWAAVTGDARADAADCARAVESGDARAAEVWQRAVDALADGLVTALTLLDPRTLVIGGGLAEAGETLFTPLRDAVDRRVTFQKPPTIVPAALGDTAGCLGAGLLAWDLLDHIDRKEETP; the protein is encoded by the coding sequence GTGAGACACGTCATCGCCCTCGATGTGGGCGGCACCGGGATGAAGGCCGCCCTGGTCGGGGCGGACGGCGCCCTGCTGCACCAGGCGCGCCGCGCCACCGGACGCCAGCGCGGGCCGCAGGCGGTCGTCGACGCCGTCCTCGACTTCGCCGCGGAACTGCGCGCGTACGGCGACCGGCACCTGGGCACCCCCGCGGCGGCCGCCGGCGTCGCCGTCCCCGGCATCGTCGACGAGCAGCGGGGCGTCGCCGCCTACGCGGCCAACCTCGGCTGGCGGGACGTACCCCTGCGCACGCTGCTCACCGAACGGCTCGGCGGCCTTCCGGTCGCCCTCGGCCACGACGTGCGCTCCGGCGGCCTGGCCGAGGGCCGGATCGGCGCAGGCCGGGGAGCCGACCGCTTCCTGTTCGTCGCGCTGGGCACCGGCATAGCGGGCGCCATCGGCATCGACGGCCGGGTGGAGTCCGGGGCGCACGGCTTCGCGGGCGAGATCGGCCATGTCGTCGTACGCCCCGGCGGCACCCCGTGCCCCTGTGGTCAGCGGGGCTGCCTGGAGCGGTTCGCGTCGGCCTCGGCCGTCAGCGAGGCGTGGGCGGCGGTGACCGGCGACGCCCGGGCGGACGCGGCGGACTGCGCCAGGGCCGTCGAGTCCGGGGACGCCCGCGCCGCCGAGGTCTGGCAGCGGGCTGTCGACGCCCTGGCCGACGGCCTGGTCACCGCCCTCACCCTGCTGGACCCGCGCACGCTCGTCATCGGTGGCGGGCTGGCGGAGGCGGGGGAAACCTTGTTCACACCGCTGCGGGACGCGGTCGATCGACGCGTCACCTTCCAGAAACCGCCGACCATCGTCCCCGCGGCCCTCGGGGACACAGCGGGATGCCTCGGCGCCGGGCTGCTGGCCTGGGATCTCCTCGACCACATCGACCGCAAGGAGGAAACGCCCTGA
- a CDS encoding cold-shock protein, with the protein MAQGTVKWFNAEKGYGFIAVDGGADVFVHYSAIQMDGYRTLEEGQRVEFEISQGQKGPQADMVRVTA; encoded by the coding sequence ATGGCTCAGGGCACCGTCAAGTGGTTCAACGCGGAGAAGGGGTACGGCTTCATCGCGGTCGACGGTGGTGCGGACGTCTTCGTCCACTACAGCGCGATCCAGATGGACGGCTACCGGACCCTCGAAGAGGGCCAGCGGGTCGAGTTCGAGATCTCGCAGGGCCAGAAGGGTCCGCAGGCCGACATGGTTCGCGTCACCGCTTAA
- a CDS encoding DUF3263 domain-containing protein, with product MDQEQLARREQDILALERRGFPGPGAKERAIREELGLAPVRYYQLLNALLDDPRALAHDPVTVNRLRRIRERRRAER from the coding sequence ATGGACCAGGAGCAGCTCGCCCGACGGGAACAGGACATCCTCGCCCTGGAGCGCCGTGGCTTCCCGGGCCCCGGCGCCAAGGAGCGTGCGATACGCGAGGAGCTGGGCCTGGCCCCGGTCCGCTACTACCAGCTGCTCAACGCCCTGCTCGACGACCCGCGGGCGCTGGCGCACGACCCGGTGACGGTGAACCGTCTGCGGCGGATACGGGAGCGGCGCCGGGCGGAACGCTAG
- a CDS encoding MoaD/ThiS family protein, which yields MSVTVRIPTILRTYTGGRAEVTAEGATLGEVIQDLEKNHTGIAARVLDDQGKLRRFVNVYVNDDDVRFEQGLETATPDGVGVSIIPAVAGG from the coding sequence GTGAGCGTCACCGTCCGCATCCCCACCATCCTGCGCACCTACACGGGTGGTCGGGCCGAGGTCACCGCCGAGGGGGCCACCCTCGGCGAGGTCATCCAGGACCTGGAGAAGAACCACACGGGTATCGCCGCCCGGGTCCTGGACGACCAGGGCAAGCTGCGCCGGTTCGTCAACGTCTACGTCAACGACGACGACGTCCGTTTCGAGCAGGGGCTGGAGACGGCCACTCCGGACGGTGTCGGAGTTTCGATCATTCCGGCGGTGGCGGGCGGCTGA
- a CDS encoding 1-phosphofructokinase family hexose kinase: MILTVTPNTALDITYRVRSLRPHSTHRVSEVTERPGGKGLNVARVLAALGHEVTVTGFAGGGTGRIVQERLTTTPGVVDALVPIGGATRRTIAVVDELSGDTTQLNEPGPTITPPEWSAFQEAYEGLLASASAVALCGSLPPGVPVGAYAGLIRTARAAGVPVLLDTSGEALRRGVAARPDIVKPNSDELAELTGSHEPSRAAHAARRRGAHAVVASLGAEGLLAATPEGTWRAGPPGRVHGNPTGAGDSVTAGLLAGLVEHRPWPERLVRAVALATATVRAPVAGEFDRKAYEDLLGRVAVTGEVTAA, from the coding sequence GTGATCCTCACGGTCACGCCAAACACCGCTCTCGACATCACGTACCGCGTACGGTCCCTGCGGCCCCACAGCACCCACCGGGTGTCCGAGGTGACCGAACGCCCCGGCGGCAAGGGCCTGAACGTGGCCCGCGTGCTGGCCGCGCTCGGCCACGAGGTGACGGTCACCGGGTTCGCCGGCGGCGGCACCGGACGGATCGTCCAGGAGCGGCTCACGACGACGCCCGGCGTGGTCGACGCGCTGGTCCCGATCGGCGGGGCGACCCGGCGCACGATAGCCGTGGTCGACGAGCTGAGCGGCGACACGACCCAGCTCAACGAACCCGGCCCGACGATCACGCCGCCCGAGTGGTCCGCCTTCCAGGAGGCCTACGAGGGCCTGCTCGCGTCGGCCTCGGCGGTCGCCCTGTGCGGCAGCCTGCCGCCGGGAGTGCCGGTGGGCGCGTACGCGGGCCTGATACGCACCGCCCGCGCGGCCGGTGTGCCCGTACTGCTGGACACCAGCGGCGAGGCGCTGCGCCGCGGGGTCGCCGCGCGCCCCGACATCGTCAAGCCCAACAGCGACGAGCTGGCCGAACTCACGGGCTCGCACGAGCCGTCGCGCGCCGCCCACGCCGCCCGCAGGCGCGGGGCCCACGCGGTCGTCGCCTCCCTGGGCGCGGAGGGACTGCTCGCGGCCACCCCGGAGGGCACCTGGCGCGCCGGCCCGCCCGGCCGTGTGCACGGCAACCCGACCGGCGCCGGCGACTCCGTGACGGCGGGCCTGCTGGCCGGGCTGGTGGAGCACCGGCCGTGGCCGGAGCGACTGGTGCGCGCCGTCGCGCTGGCGACGGCGACGGTGCGCGCACCGGTCGCGGGCGAGTTCGACCGCAAGGCGTACGAGGATCTGCTGGGGCGGGTCGCGGTGACCGGGGAGGTCACCGCGGCCTGA
- the otsB gene encoding trehalose-phosphatase, translating into MGSHETETGNTLPTPATPAGRAGLDALLARPGKAVIALDFDGTLAPIVPDPEQARAHPDAVPALAVLAPKVAAVAVITGRPADVAVRHGGFAGVDGLEHLVVLGHYGAERWDAVSGEVSAPAPHPGVAAVREELPGLLDRVGAGPGTWIEDKSRAIAVHTRRAADPQAAFDALRAPLFDLAARHGLIVEPGRMVLELRPPGMDKGVALLQYVGELGAESVLYAGDDLGDLPAYAAVGELRSAGTPGLLVCSGSDEVTELREQADLVVDGPKGVVALLAGLAAHLKD; encoded by the coding sequence ATGGGCAGCCACGAGACCGAAACCGGCAATACTCTCCCGACGCCCGCCACCCCCGCCGGGCGGGCCGGGCTCGACGCGCTCCTCGCACGGCCCGGCAAGGCGGTGATCGCGCTCGACTTCGACGGGACGCTCGCCCCGATCGTGCCCGACCCGGAGCAGGCCCGCGCGCACCCGGACGCCGTACCGGCGCTCGCGGTGCTCGCCCCGAAGGTGGCCGCCGTCGCGGTGATCACCGGCCGGCCGGCCGACGTCGCCGTACGCCACGGCGGCTTCGCGGGCGTCGACGGCCTGGAGCACCTCGTCGTCCTCGGCCACTACGGCGCCGAACGCTGGGACGCCGTCAGCGGCGAGGTGAGCGCCCCGGCGCCGCACCCCGGGGTCGCGGCCGTGCGTGAGGAACTGCCCGGCCTGCTCGACCGGGTCGGCGCGGGACCCGGCACGTGGATCGAGGACAAGAGCCGCGCGATCGCCGTCCACACCCGCCGTGCCGCCGACCCGCAGGCCGCGTTCGACGCCCTGCGCGCACCCCTCTTCGACCTCGCCGCCCGGCACGGCCTGATCGTCGAGCCCGGACGGATGGTGCTGGAACTGCGCCCGCCGGGCATGGACAAGGGCGTCGCGCTCCTGCAGTACGTCGGGGAACTCGGCGCCGAGTCCGTCCTCTACGCCGGCGACGACCTCGGCGACCTCCCCGCGTACGCGGCGGTCGGCGAGCTCCGCTCCGCCGGCACCCCCGGCCTGCTGGTGTGCAGCGGCAGCGACGAGGTGACCGAGCTGCGCGAGCAGGCGGACCTGGTGGTCGACGGCCCCAAGGGGGTCGTGGCCCTGCTGGCGGGCCTCGCGGCGCACCTGAAGGACTGA
- the nagA gene encoding N-acetylglucosamine-6-phosphate deacetylase, translating to MATPSGARVTARPTPTGPRTPHGVSILTGARVVLPTGVADAGQVIVDGTRIAAAAPENAPVVDLSGHWVVPGFVDLHNHGGGGASFTSGTVEDVLRGIRTHRLHGTTTLVASTVTGDMDFLTHRAGLLSELAEQGEIAGIHFEGPFISPCRKGAHSEELLRHPDPADVRKLIDAARGRARMLTLATELPGGIDSVRLLVEHGVIAAVGHTDATYEQTVAAIDAGATVATHLFNAMPALGHRAPGPIAALLEDERVTVELINDGTHLHPAALELAFRHAGAARVAFITDAMDAAGFGDGRYMLGPLQVEVSDGVARLVEGGSIAGSTLTQDRAFKRAVTIDRLPVEDVVRALSANPARLLGMDDRIGSLEPGKDADLVVLDANFDLKGVMRRGEWVVDPQLN from the coding sequence ATGGCAACCCCTTCGGGGGCGCGGGTAACTGCGCGACCAACCCCCACCGGCCCGCGGACGCCCCACGGCGTCTCGATCCTCACAGGCGCCCGCGTGGTCCTCCCGACAGGAGTCGCGGACGCGGGCCAAGTGATCGTCGACGGCACCCGGATCGCCGCCGCGGCCCCGGAGAACGCCCCGGTGGTCGATCTGTCCGGTCACTGGGTGGTGCCCGGCTTCGTGGACCTCCACAACCACGGCGGCGGCGGCGCCTCCTTCACCTCCGGCACCGTCGAGGACGTCCTGCGGGGCATCCGCACCCACCGCCTGCACGGCACGACCACCCTGGTCGCCTCCACGGTCACCGGCGACATGGACTTCCTCACCCACCGCGCCGGCCTGCTGTCCGAGCTGGCCGAGCAGGGCGAGATCGCCGGCATCCACTTCGAGGGCCCGTTCATCTCGCCGTGCCGCAAGGGCGCGCACTCCGAGGAACTGCTGCGCCACCCGGACCCGGCCGACGTGCGCAAGCTGATCGACGCGGCGCGCGGCCGGGCCAGGATGCTGACGCTCGCCACCGAGCTGCCGGGCGGCATCGACTCCGTACGGCTGCTGGTGGAGCACGGCGTGATCGCGGCGGTGGGCCACACGGACGCGACGTACGAGCAGACGGTGGCGGCGATCGACGCGGGCGCGACGGTCGCCACGCACCTGTTCAACGCGATGCCCGCGCTCGGCCACCGCGCGCCCGGCCCGATCGCCGCGCTCCTGGAGGACGAGCGCGTCACGGTGGAGCTGATCAACGACGGCACGCACCTGCACCCGGCCGCCCTGGAACTGGCGTTCCGTCACGCCGGCGCGGCGCGCGTCGCGTTCATCACGGACGCGATGGACGCGGCGGGTTTCGGCGACGGCCGTTACATGCTCGGCCCGCTGCAGGTCGAGGTCAGCGACGGCGTGGCCCGGCTCGTCGAGGGCGGCTCCATCGCGGGCTCCACGCTCACCCAGGACCGTGCCTTCAAGCGGGCGGTGACCATCGACCGCCTCCCGGTCGAGGACGTCGTCCGGGCCCTGTCCGCCAACCCTGCCCGGCTGCTGGGCATGGACGACCGGATCGGCTCGCTGGAGCCCGGCAAGGACGCCGACCTGGTCGTCCTGGACGCGAACTTCGACCTCAAGGGCGTGATGCGCCGGGGAGAATGGGTGGTCGATCCCCAACTGAACTGA
- a CDS encoding extracellular solute-binding protein, with protein sequence MTAVLGGCGLTGGSDDVTLRLVAADYGDSAANSSKKYWAKLVDAYEAEHPGVRVEVGVYSWNDVDREVKEMVDAGRAPDMAQIGAYADYAADDLLYTADDLLSIPVQAGFSSALAQAGQVNGVQYGMPFAASTRLLFYNKELFEEAGLGAPTTWKELAAAAEALKAEGVTYPYALPLGPEEAQAETMQWLLSGGGGYTDAVGTYTIDSAENIATFSWLRDELVGKELTGPVAPGKLDRADAFAAFAQGEVGMLNGHPSLMKTAQRHGVEFGMVPMPGVDGEAKATVGVADWMLAFKQNGHKDQVGDFLDFVYSEKNVLDFSRRYDLLPVTNSASEVMGAASQDQDLKPFLDELALAELYPVGKTSWAAVSADVKKRIGSAVEPGGSPSAILSQLQSTATTADSSAAG encoded by the coding sequence ATGACGGCGGTCCTCGGCGGCTGCGGCCTCACCGGAGGCTCCGACGACGTGACACTGAGACTGGTCGCCGCGGACTACGGCGACAGCGCGGCGAACAGTTCGAAGAAGTACTGGGCGAAGCTGGTCGACGCCTACGAGGCCGAGCACCCGGGCGTCCGGGTCGAGGTCGGCGTGTACTCCTGGAACGACGTCGACCGCGAGGTCAAGGAGATGGTCGACGCGGGCAGGGCGCCCGACATGGCGCAGATCGGGGCGTACGCCGACTACGCCGCCGACGATCTGCTCTACACCGCCGACGACCTGCTCTCCATCCCCGTGCAGGCCGGCTTCTCCTCCGCGCTCGCGCAGGCGGGGCAGGTCAACGGGGTGCAGTACGGCATGCCGTTCGCCGCCTCCACCCGGCTGCTCTTCTACAACAAGGAGCTCTTCGAGGAGGCCGGCCTCGGCGCGCCGACGACCTGGAAGGAGCTGGCCGCCGCCGCCGAGGCGCTGAAGGCCGAGGGCGTGACGTACCCGTACGCGCTGCCGCTCGGCCCGGAGGAGGCGCAGGCCGAGACCATGCAGTGGCTGCTCAGCGGGGGCGGCGGCTACACCGACGCGGTCGGCACGTACACGATCGACTCCGCGGAGAACATCGCGACCTTCAGCTGGCTGCGCGACGAACTGGTCGGCAAGGAGCTCACCGGGCCCGTCGCGCCCGGAAAGCTCGACCGGGCCGACGCCTTCGCCGCGTTCGCCCAGGGCGAGGTCGGCATGCTCAACGGGCATCCGTCGCTGATGAAGACGGCCCAGCGGCACGGCGTGGAGTTCGGCATGGTGCCGATGCCGGGCGTGGACGGCGAGGCCAAGGCCACCGTGGGCGTCGCCGACTGGATGCTCGCCTTCAAGCAGAACGGCCACAAGGACCAGGTCGGCGACTTCCTCGACTTCGTCTACAGCGAGAAGAACGTCCTCGACTTCTCCCGCCGGTACGACCTGCTGCCGGTCACCAACTCCGCCTCCGAGGTGATGGGCGCGGCCTCGCAGGACCAGGACCTCAAGCCCTTCCTGGACGAACTCGCCCTCGCCGAGCTCTACCCCGTCGGCAAGACCTCCTGGGCGGCGGTCAGCGCCGACGTCAAGAAGCGCATCGGCTCCGCCGTGGAACCGGGTGGCAGCCCGTCGGCGATCCTGAGCCAACTGCAGTCGACGGCCACGACGGCGGACAGCTCGGCGGCGGGATAG
- a CDS encoding alpha,alpha-trehalose-phosphate synthase (UDP-forming) has product MASTHGPAQVLVASNRGPVSYEVREDGSLHAKRGGGGLVSGLSAIGPDAGALWVCSALGDGDREAVRRGVGESGVRMLDIPADVHADAYNGIANSVLWFVHHMLYQTPLEPVFDADFRRQWASYEAYNRAFAEALAQEAAEGAAVLVQDYHLTLVPGMLRELRPDVRISHFSHTPWAPPEYFRMLPDDVAGQLLRGMLGADRLGFLTHRWADAFTACCEAFAGGLGDTRVGVHGLGADADFLRKRSREADVEERMTALRAEIGEGRRAIVRVDRTELSKNIVRGLLAYRQLLDDRPEWRERVVHVAFAYPSRQDLAVYRDYTAEVRRLADEINERYGTPGWTPVVLHVKDDFARSLAAYRLADVALVNPIRDGMNLVAKEVPVVSDEGCALVLSREAGAYEELREDAIEVNPYDITGTADALHEALTMRAGERAERTKRLAAAATALPPTQWFLDQLNALREHPTG; this is encoded by the coding sequence ATGGCTTCGACGCACGGTCCTGCACAGGTACTGGTCGCCTCCAACCGGGGCCCGGTTTCGTACGAGGTGCGCGAGGACGGCTCGCTGCACGCCAAACGCGGCGGCGGCGGGCTGGTCTCCGGCCTCTCCGCGATCGGTCCGGACGCCGGCGCGCTGTGGGTGTGCTCCGCCCTCGGCGACGGCGACCGCGAGGCGGTGCGGCGCGGGGTCGGTGAGTCCGGGGTGCGCATGCTGGACATCCCGGCGGACGTGCACGCCGACGCCTACAACGGCATCGCGAACTCCGTGCTGTGGTTCGTGCACCACATGCTGTACCAGACGCCGCTGGAGCCGGTCTTCGACGCCGATTTCCGGCGGCAGTGGGCGTCGTACGAGGCGTACAACCGGGCGTTCGCCGAGGCGCTGGCCCAGGAGGCGGCCGAGGGGGCGGCGGTGCTGGTGCAGGACTACCACCTGACGCTGGTGCCGGGGATGCTCCGCGAGCTGCGGCCGGACGTGCGGATCTCCCACTTCTCGCACACGCCGTGGGCGCCGCCGGAGTACTTCCGGATGCTTCCGGACGACGTCGCCGGACAGTTGCTGCGGGGCATGCTGGGCGCGGACCGGCTGGGCTTCCTCACCCACCGCTGGGCGGACGCCTTCACGGCGTGCTGCGAGGCGTTCGCCGGAGGGCTCGGGGACACGCGGGTGGGCGTGCACGGCCTCGGTGCCGACGCCGACTTCCTGCGCAAACGGTCGCGCGAGGCCGACGTCGAGGAGCGGATGACGGCGCTGCGGGCGGAGATCGGCGAGGGCCGCAGGGCGATCGTCCGCGTCGACCGCACCGAACTGTCGAAGAACATCGTGCGCGGGCTGCTGGCGTACCGGCAGCTCCTCGACGACCGCCCCGAGTGGCGCGAGCGGGTCGTGCACGTCGCCTTCGCCTACCCCTCGCGGCAGGACCTCGCCGTGTACCGCGACTACACGGCCGAGGTGCGGCGGCTGGCGGACGAGATCAACGAGCGGTACGGCACCCCGGGCTGGACGCCGGTCGTCCTCCACGTGAAGGACGACTTCGCCCGCTCCCTGGCCGCCTACCGGCTCGCGGACGTGGCACTGGTGAACCCGATCCGGGACGGCATGAACCTGGTCGCCAAGGAGGTGCCGGTCGTGTCCGACGAGGGGTGCGCGCTGGTGCTGTCCCGCGAGGCGGGGGCGTACGAGGAGCTGCGCGAGGACGCGATCGAGGTGAATCCGTACGACATCACCGGCACGGCCGACGCCCTGCACGAGGCGCTCACCATGCGGGCCGGGGAACGCGCCGAGCGGACGAAGCGCCTGGCCGCGGCGGCCACCGCGCTCCCGCCGACCCAGTGGTTCCTCGACCAACTGAACGCCTTGCGCGAACACCCCACCGGCTGA
- a CDS encoding CBM35 domain-containing protein → MTPGNNGASTPEDDDPFGYLYADGQANGAQPPSGGYGYPNSVSRVRTVGDRPYGQQAHGQQSVPQQQGAYGRPNAHYAAPETFPGSAPTTQQPMPGHGGGRGRGPNTKGLLIGAVAVVAAVVIGISVAMLGGDDDKKAGGEQPTTAPSASQSAEPTPSGESSADSEAELPKIDAKALQLGGGATTASDIEGAQADGGVYVTGFNAVGASVTWTVNGIPESGKYTLYVGYGVPGKDANATLTVNGTASTTPVNMKNYASAAEGDYAKGWTRTYNYVQLNKGTNTIKVSCEQGNQCDANIDQMWLAEGWVQ, encoded by the coding sequence ATGACGCCCGGCAACAACGGCGCGAGCACGCCCGAGGACGACGACCCGTTCGGCTACCTGTACGCCGACGGTCAGGCCAACGGCGCCCAGCCGCCGTCCGGCGGCTACGGCTACCCGAACTCGGTCAGCAGGGTGCGCACGGTCGGCGACCGGCCGTACGGTCAGCAGGCCCACGGCCAGCAGAGCGTGCCGCAGCAGCAGGGCGCCTACGGCCGGCCGAACGCGCACTACGCCGCGCCCGAGACGTTCCCGGGCAGCGCGCCGACCACCCAGCAGCCGATGCCCGGACACGGCGGCGGCCGGGGCCGCGGGCCCAACACCAAGGGCCTGCTGATCGGCGCGGTCGCGGTGGTCGCCGCGGTCGTCATCGGCATCAGCGTGGCCATGCTCGGCGGGGACGACGACAAGAAGGCCGGCGGTGAGCAGCCCACCACCGCGCCGTCCGCCTCGCAGAGCGCGGAGCCGACCCCGTCGGGGGAGAGCAGCGCGGACAGCGAGGCCGAGCTGCCGAAGATCGACGCCAAGGCCCTCCAGCTCGGCGGCGGCGCCACCACCGCGTCCGACATCGAGGGCGCCCAGGCGGACGGCGGTGTCTACGTGACCGGCTTCAACGCCGTCGGCGCCTCGGTCACCTGGACCGTCAACGGCATCCCCGAGTCCGGCAAGTACACCCTGTACGTCGGCTACGGCGTGCCGGGCAAGGACGCCAACGCCACCCTCACGGTCAACGGCACCGCCTCGACCACTCCGGTCAACATGAAGAACTACGCGAGCGCGGCCGAGGGCGACTACGCCAAGGGCTGGACGCGGACCTACAACTACGTCCAGCTCAACAAGGGCACCAACACCATCAAGGTGTCCTGCGAGCAGGGCAACCAGTGCGACGCCAACATCGACCAGATGTGGCTGGCCGAGGGCTGGGTCCAGTAG
- the thrC gene encoding threonine synthase encodes MAVQTVESSTSNPTVDLGPAAALSCRECGHRVPLGPVFACEECFGPLEIAYDFSAYGAEELRKRIEAGPANIWRYAPLLPVPADVAGKPNLNPGWTKLVKADNLARELGVETGKLFVKDDSGNPTHSFKDRVVAQALEAARAFGFTTLSCSSTGNLAGAVGAAAARAGFRSCVFIPHDLEQGKVVMAAVYGGELVGIEGNYDDVNRFCSELIGDPAGEGWGFVNVNLRPYYAEGSKTLAYEICEQLGWRLPDQIVVPIASGSQLTKIDKGLQELIELGLVEDKPYKIFGAQAEGCSPVSTAFKAGNDVVRPQKPNTIAKSLAIGNPADGPYVLDVARRTGGAVEDVTDEQVVDAIKLLARTEGIFAETAGGVTVGVTRKLIENGVLDPSLTTVVLNTGDGLKTLDAVAGTGLTATIRPSLESFREAGLV; translated from the coding sequence ATGGCTGTGCAGACTGTCGAAAGCAGCACCAGCAATCCCACCGTCGATCTCGGTCCCGCCGCGGCGCTGTCCTGTCGCGAGTGCGGCCATCGCGTCCCGCTCGGCCCGGTCTTCGCGTGCGAGGAGTGTTTCGGCCCGCTGGAGATCGCCTACGACTTCTCCGCGTACGGCGCCGAGGAACTGCGAAAGCGCATCGAAGCGGGACCCGCGAACATCTGGCGGTACGCGCCGCTGCTGCCCGTCCCGGCGGACGTGGCCGGCAAGCCGAACCTGAACCCCGGCTGGACCAAGCTCGTGAAGGCCGACAACCTGGCGCGCGAGCTCGGCGTCGAGACCGGCAAGCTCTTCGTCAAGGACGACTCGGGCAACCCGACGCACTCCTTCAAGGACCGCGTGGTCGCCCAGGCCCTGGAGGCCGCCCGCGCGTTCGGCTTCACCACGCTCTCCTGCTCCTCCACCGGCAACCTGGCCGGCGCCGTCGGCGCCGCCGCGGCCCGGGCCGGCTTCCGTTCCTGCGTGTTCATCCCGCACGACCTGGAGCAGGGCAAGGTCGTCATGGCCGCGGTCTACGGCGGCGAACTCGTGGGCATCGAGGGCAACTACGACGACGTGAACCGCTTCTGCTCCGAGCTGATCGGCGACCCGGCCGGCGAGGGCTGGGGTTTCGTCAACGTCAACCTGCGGCCGTACTACGCGGAGGGTTCCAAGACCCTGGCGTACGAGATCTGCGAGCAGCTCGGCTGGCGGCTGCCCGACCAGATCGTGGTGCCGATCGCCTCCGGCTCGCAGCTCACCAAGATCGACAAGGGTCTGCAGGAGCTGATCGAGCTCGGGCTGGTCGAGGACAAGCCGTACAAGATCTTCGGCGCGCAGGCGGAGGGCTGCTCCCCGGTGTCGACCGCGTTCAAGGCGGGCAACGACGTCGTGCGGCCGCAGAAGCCGAACACCATCGCCAAGTCGCTGGCCATCGGCAACCCGGCCGACGGGCCGTACGTGCTGGACGTCGCCCGGCGGACCGGCGGCGCGGTGGAGGATGTGACGGACGAGCAGGTCGTGGACGCGATCAAGCTGCTGGCGCGGACCGAGGGGATCTTCGCGGAGACCGCGGGCGGGGTGACCGTCGGGGTCACGCGCAAGCTGATCGAGAACGGCGTGCTGGATCCGTCGCTGACGACCGTCGTGCTGAACACCGGCGACGGTCTGAAGACGCTGGACGCGGTGGCGGGTACGGGGCTCACCGCGACCATTCGGCCCAGCCTCGAGTCGTTCCGTGAGGCCGGGCTCGTCTGA
- a CDS encoding glucosyl-3-phosphoglycerate synthase → MLEEVERWLTTRSWSLTDRPLHKILAAKRATGQSVSVVLPALDEEETVGDIVAAIRRDLVEQVPLVDELVVVDSGSTDRTAEVAAAAGARVVHRDAILPRIPAVPGKGEVLWRSLLVTRGDIVCFIDADLREFSSDFVTGIVGPLLTDPDVDLVKGMYDRPLGGAAGQGGRVTELMARPLLNLHWPQLAGFVQPLGGEYAARRSLLEQLPFPVGYGVELGMLVDALHLVGLDALAQVDVGVRKHRHQDGQALGRMAAAIYRTAQLRLARGHLVRPCLTQFERVEEGFEPRTYSVDTEERPPMVEIAEYAARKVA, encoded by the coding sequence GTGCTGGAAGAAGTCGAGCGCTGGCTGACCACCCGCTCCTGGTCGCTGACCGATCGCCCGCTGCACAAGATCCTGGCCGCGAAGCGCGCCACCGGCCAGTCGGTCAGTGTCGTGCTGCCCGCACTCGACGAGGAGGAGACCGTCGGCGACATCGTCGCCGCGATCCGGCGCGACCTCGTCGAGCAGGTCCCGCTGGTCGACGAGCTCGTCGTGGTCGACTCCGGGTCCACCGACCGCACCGCCGAGGTGGCCGCCGCGGCAGGCGCCCGGGTGGTGCACCGCGACGCGATACTCCCGCGCATCCCGGCCGTCCCCGGCAAGGGCGAGGTGCTGTGGCGCTCCCTGCTGGTCACGCGCGGCGACATCGTCTGCTTCATCGACGCGGACCTGAGGGAGTTCTCCTCGGACTTCGTCACGGGCATCGTCGGCCCGCTGCTCACCGACCCGGACGTCGACCTCGTCAAGGGGATGTACGACCGTCCCCTGGGCGGCGCGGCCGGGCAGGGCGGCCGGGTGACCGAGCTGATGGCCCGCCCGCTGCTGAACCTGCACTGGCCGCAGCTGGCCGGCTTCGTCCAGCCGCTCGGCGGCGAGTACGCGGCGCGGCGCTCGCTGCTGGAGCAGCTGCCGTTCCCCGTCGGGTACGGCGTGGAGCTGGGCATGCTGGTGGACGCCCTGCACCTGGTCGGCCTCGACGCCCTCGCGCAGGTGGACGTCGGGGTGCGCAAGCACCGGCACCAGGACGGGCAGGCGTTGGGCCGGATGGCGGCGGCGATCTACCGCACGGCCCAGCTGCGTCTGGCCCGCGGCCACCTCGTCCGCCCCTGCCTCACCCAGTTCGAGCGGGTGGAGGAGGGGTTCGAGCCGCGCACCTACTCGGTGGACACGGAGGAACGGCCGCCGATGGTGGAGATCGCGGAGTACGCGGCCCGGAAAGTGGCCTGA